The following proteins come from a genomic window of Pseudomonas putida:
- a CDS encoding LLM class flavin-dependent oxidoreductase — translation MKFSLFVHMERWDEQVSHRQLFEDLTELTLMAENGGFSTVWIGEHHAMEYTISPSPMPLLAYLAARTEKIRLGAGTIIAPFWNPIRVAGECALLDVISNGRMEVGLARGAYQFEFDRMAGGMPATDGGKALREMVPVVRKLWEGDYAHDGEVYKFPTSTSVPKPFNATPPMWIAARDPDSHNFAVANGCNVMVTPLMKGDEEVLDLKNKFQAALDNNPDVPRPQLMVLRHTHVHSPADPDGWKVGAQAISRFYRTFDAWFGNKTTPVNGFLEPSPESKFAEVPAFQLENIRKNTMIGTPEEIIARIKYYQELGVDEFSFWCDNSLPHAEKKKSLELFIKEVVPAFA, via the coding sequence ATGAAATTTTCGTTGTTCGTGCACATGGAACGTTGGGATGAACAGGTCAGCCACCGCCAGCTGTTCGAAGACCTGACCGAACTGACCCTGATGGCCGAGAACGGCGGTTTCAGCACCGTGTGGATCGGCGAACACCACGCCATGGAATACACCATTTCGCCAAGCCCGATGCCACTGCTGGCCTACCTGGCCGCACGCACCGAGAAGATCCGCCTGGGCGCCGGCACCATCATCGCGCCGTTCTGGAACCCGATCCGCGTTGCGGGCGAATGCGCACTGCTCGACGTGATCAGTAACGGTCGTATGGAAGTGGGCCTGGCCCGCGGCGCCTATCAGTTCGAATTCGACCGCATGGCAGGTGGCATGCCCGCCACCGATGGAGGCAAGGCGCTGCGCGAGATGGTGCCCGTCGTGCGAAAGCTGTGGGAAGGCGACTACGCCCACGATGGCGAAGTCTACAAGTTCCCGACCTCCACCAGCGTACCGAAGCCGTTCAACGCCACGCCGCCTATGTGGATCGCCGCCCGCGATCCGGACTCGCACAACTTTGCCGTGGCCAACGGCTGCAACGTCATGGTCACCCCGCTGATGAAGGGGGACGAAGAAGTGCTGGACCTGAAGAACAAGTTCCAGGCCGCCCTGGACAACAATCCGGACGTGCCGCGCCCACAACTGATGGTGCTGCGCCACACCCATGTGCACAGTCCGGCTGATCCGGACGGCTGGAAAGTTGGCGCCCAGGCCATCTCGCGCTTCTACCGCACGTTCGATGCCTGGTTCGGCAACAAGACCACCCCGGTGAACGGCTTCCTGGAGCCGAGCCCGGAGTCGAAATTCGCCGAAGTGCCGGCGTTCCAGCTGGAAAACATCCGCAAGAACACCATGATCGGCACCCCGGAAGAAATCATCGCACGCATCAAGTACTACCAGGAACTGGGCGTCGACGAGTTCAGCTTCTGGTGCGACAACAGCCTGCCCCACGCCGAGAAGAAAAAGTCGCTGGAGCTGTTCATCAAGGAAGTGGTGCCGGCGTTCGCCTGA
- a CDS encoding flavin reductase: MIDATVYKNVLGSFPSGVTVITTQDDDGSVVGLTASAFSSLSMDPPLVLFCPNYTSDSYPVLIKQRRFAIHLLSGEQQAEAYAFAKKGKDKASGIEWSLSELGNPILAGATAVIECELWREYEGGDHAIMVGKVHNLIVPAEAPRPMVYCRGKMASLPAFA, encoded by the coding sequence ATGATCGACGCAACTGTCTACAAGAACGTTCTGGGCTCCTTCCCGTCCGGCGTTACCGTCATCACCACCCAGGACGACGACGGCTCGGTCGTCGGCCTGACCGCCAGCGCCTTCTCCTCCCTGTCGATGGACCCGCCACTGGTGCTGTTCTGCCCCAACTACACCTCCGACTCCTACCCGGTACTGATCAAACAGAGGCGCTTTGCCATTCATCTGCTCTCGGGTGAGCAGCAGGCAGAAGCCTACGCGTTCGCCAAGAAGGGCAAGGACAAGGCCAGCGGTATCGAGTGGAGCCTGAGCGAACTGGGCAACCCGATCCTGGCCGGCGCAACCGCAGTGATCGAATGTGAACTGTGGCGTGAATACGAAGGTGGCGACCACGCCATCATGGTTGGCAAGGTGCACAACCTGATCGTCCCGGCAGAAGCACCACGGCCCATGGTGTACTGCCGCGGCAAAATGGCCAGCCTACCGGCCTTTGCCTGA
- a CDS encoding cytosine permease has translation MSQPSSQHQFVENHTVDYVPPAERHGKARDLFTLWFSTNIAPLPIVTGAMVVQVFHLNLLWGLIAIVLGHLVGGVVIALASAQGPQLGIPQMVQSRGQFGRYGALLIVFFTALIYVGFFISNIVLAGKTIHGIAPSVPMPGAIVIGALSATAIGVIGYRFIHILNRIGTWVMGSALLAGFIMMFIQELPADFFSRGAFNLSGFIATVSLGTIWQISFSPYTSDYSRYLPREVGIAKPFWATYLGATLGTILCFSFGAVAVLCVPQGTDAMDAVKQATGWLGPILMVLFLLNIISHNALNLYGAVLSIVTAIQTFVAEWTPSVKVRVILASVILVGCGMVALNASADFIGQFIGLILALLLVLVPWASINLIDFYLIKKGQYDIASIFSADGGIYGRFNHHAIIAYACGILVQLPFANTSLYVGPYSNIVEGADLSWLFGLLVTVPLYYCLATRGKAAEKAGRVVSVND, from the coding sequence ATGTCCCAACCGTCGTCGCAGCACCAGTTTGTCGAGAATCACACGGTCGATTACGTTCCACCTGCCGAGCGCCATGGGAAGGCGCGCGACCTGTTCACCCTCTGGTTCAGTACCAACATTGCACCACTGCCCATCGTCACCGGTGCCATGGTGGTCCAGGTGTTCCACCTGAACCTGTTGTGGGGGTTGATAGCCATTGTCCTGGGCCATCTGGTCGGGGGCGTGGTCATCGCCCTGGCCTCTGCGCAGGGGCCGCAGTTGGGCATTCCACAAATGGTGCAAAGCCGTGGCCAGTTCGGCCGTTACGGCGCCTTGCTGATCGTGTTCTTTACCGCGCTGATCTATGTCGGCTTCTTTATTTCCAACATTGTTCTGGCAGGCAAGACCATCCACGGTATCGCCCCGAGTGTGCCGATGCCCGGCGCGATCGTGATAGGTGCCCTGAGCGCTACTGCCATCGGCGTGATCGGCTATCGTTTCATCCACATTCTCAACCGCATCGGCACCTGGGTGATGGGTTCGGCTTTGCTGGCCGGTTTCATCATGATGTTCATCCAGGAATTGCCGGCAGACTTCTTCAGCCGCGGCGCGTTCAACCTGTCGGGCTTTATCGCCACCGTGTCGCTGGGCACCATCTGGCAGATCAGCTTCTCGCCGTACACGTCAGACTATTCGCGTTATCTGCCGCGTGAAGTGGGCATTGCCAAACCGTTTTGGGCGACCTACCTGGGCGCCACCCTGGGTACCATCCTGTGCTTCAGCTTTGGTGCAGTGGCAGTTTTGTGTGTCCCGCAAGGCACTGACGCAATGGACGCGGTGAAGCAGGCTACCGGCTGGCTGGGCCCGATCCTGATGGTGCTGTTCCTGCTTAACATCATCAGCCACAACGCCCTCAACCTGTATGGCGCGGTGCTGTCGATCGTGACCGCAATCCAGACCTTCGTGGCCGAGTGGACGCCGAGCGTCAAGGTACGGGTGATCCTGGCCTCGGTCATTCTGGTGGGCTGCGGGATGGTGGCACTGAATGCCTCGGCGGACTTCATCGGCCAGTTCATCGGCCTGATCCTGGCGCTGCTGCTGGTGCTGGTGCCGTGGGCTTCGATCAACCTGATCGACTTCTATCTGATCAAGAAGGGCCAGTACGACATCGCCTCGATCTTCAGTGCTGACGGCGGCATCTATGGCCGCTTCAACCACCACGCGATCATTGCCTATGCCTGCGGCATCCTGGTGCAGTTGCCCTTTGCCAACACGTCGCTGTATGTGGGGCCGTATTCCAATATTGTGGAAGGGGCCGATTTGTCGTGGCTGTTCGGCTTGCTGGTGACGGTGCCGCTGTATTACTGCCTGGCGACGCGCGGCAAGGCTGCCGAGAAGGCGGGGCGAGTTGTGAGTGTCAACGACTGA
- a CDS encoding HAMP domain-containing protein, translating to MQLRNLKIGIRAASVFALLGTLVLVMGLIALYETRQMDKATDEIRLTWMPSVVALGEISSNLGRARAITLRAALDDNPTERTRNLQMLEGINAELQGGLKDYADTLIATDDPALFNTFNDAHQQYLELQVKVLQNIAAGRMDEAKQQISGPLTQRADSMMKALVALIDYNSKGAEDASQRSSDVADEAFTAIISSLLVIMLALAAIAIVLTRSIVAPLADAVAVAERVALGDLTQEIRIVGRDEPALLLRALSRMQSSLRDTIRKIAASSDQLASASEELHTVTEDTSRGLHQQSAEIDQAATAVNQMTAAVEEVANNAVSTADASKGADQTTRDGRDRVNQALASIQHLVADVSDTSGEIEQLASNANEISRVLDVIGAIAGQTNLLALNAAIEAARAGEAGRGFAVVADEVRALAHRTQQSTAEIEQMIAGIQNGTERAVTAMHSSQGRASGTLEVAQGAGLALEVIAEAIASINQRNLVIASASEEQAQVAREVDRNLVNIRDLAMQTSAGANQTSAAAQDLSRLAVDLNGMVAQFKV from the coding sequence ATGCAATTACGGAATTTGAAAATCGGCATTCGCGCTGCCAGCGTATTCGCCCTGTTGGGTACCCTGGTCCTGGTCATGGGCCTTATCGCACTTTACGAAACCCGCCAGATGGACAAGGCCACTGACGAGATCCGGCTCACCTGGATGCCCTCCGTGGTAGCGCTGGGCGAGATCAGCAGCAACCTCGGTCGCGCCAGAGCCATCACCCTGCGCGCCGCGCTGGACGATAACCCCACCGAGCGCACACGCAACCTGCAGATGCTCGAAGGCATCAACGCCGAACTCCAGGGTGGCCTGAAGGACTATGCTGACACCCTCATCGCTACCGACGACCCTGCTCTGTTCAACACATTCAATGACGCGCACCAGCAGTACCTCGAACTGCAGGTGAAAGTGCTGCAGAACATTGCCGCAGGGCGTATGGACGAGGCCAAGCAGCAGATCAGCGGCCCGCTCACCCAGCGTGCCGACAGCATGATGAAGGCTTTGGTGGCGCTGATCGACTACAACAGCAAAGGTGCCGAAGATGCCTCGCAGCGCAGCAGTGACGTAGCAGACGAAGCGTTCACGGCCATCATCTCTTCATTGCTTGTGATCATGCTTGCTCTAGCCGCTATTGCTATCGTGCTTACGCGCAGCATTGTGGCGCCCCTGGCCGATGCCGTGGCCGTCGCGGAACGGGTCGCGCTCGGCGACCTCACCCAGGAAATCCGGATTGTCGGCCGCGATGAGCCAGCCCTGCTGCTCCGCGCTCTGAGCCGCATGCAAAGCAGCCTGCGCGATACCATTCGCAAGATCGCCGCTTCGTCCGACCAGCTGGCCTCAGCCTCGGAAGAACTGCACACCGTCACCGAAGACACCAGCCGTGGCCTACACCAGCAAAGCGCGGAAATCGACCAGGCGGCCACGGCCGTCAACCAGATGACCGCAGCGGTCGAGGAAGTGGCAAACAATGCGGTCAGCACCGCCGACGCCTCGAAAGGCGCCGACCAGACCACCCGCGATGGCCGCGACCGGGTCAACCAGGCACTGGCATCCATCCAGCATCTGGTGGCTGACGTGAGCGACACCTCGGGCGAGATCGAACAACTGGCCAGCAATGCCAACGAGATCAGCCGGGTTCTGGACGTGATTGGCGCGATTGCCGGGCAAACCAACCTGCTGGCACTGAATGCCGCGATCGAGGCTGCCCGCGCCGGCGAAGCGGGCCGTGGATTTGCCGTGGTGGCCGACGAGGTCCGCGCCCTCGCCCACCGTACACAGCAATCAACGGCGGAGATCGAGCAGATGATTGCTGGTATTCAGAACGGTACCGAGCGTGCGGTAACGGCAATGCACAGCAGCCAGGGGCGTGCCAGCGGTACGCTGGAAGTGGCACAAGGCGCAGGGCTGGCGTTGGAGGTGATTGCCGAGGCGATCGCCTCCATCAACCAGCGTAACCTGGTAATTGCCAGTGCTTCTGAGGAGCAGGCACAGGTGGCACGGGAGGTGGACCGTAATCTGGTCAACATTCGTGATCTGGCGATGCAGACGTCGGCGGGTGCCAATCAGACCAGTGCGGCAGCGCAAGACTTGTCGCGGCTGGCAGTGGACTTGAACGGGATGGTGGCGCAGTTCAAGGTCTGA